The Catenulispora sp. MAP5-51 genome has a window encoding:
- a CDS encoding crotonase/enoyl-CoA hydratase family protein — protein sequence MSTEPAAVRVEKNGPVTTVILHRPAVRNAVDPATAVALLAAFQDFDKDPEAHVAVFYGDGGTFCAGFDLKALTAGAVPAGMLAYGDGPMGPSRLRLSKPVIAAVAGHAVAGGLELALWCDLRVVEESAVFGVFCRRWGVPLVDGGTVRLPRLIGHSRAMDMILTGRAVAAEEALAWGLANRVVPDGTVRDAAEALAAEIAALPQLCLREDRMSVLEQEGLEEEAALRNELRHGQVSLAESVSGAQRFADGAGRHGQAAG from the coding sequence ATGAGCACCGAGCCCGCCGCCGTCCGCGTCGAGAAGAACGGCCCCGTCACCACGGTCATCCTGCACCGGCCCGCGGTGCGCAACGCCGTGGATCCGGCGACGGCTGTGGCGTTGCTGGCTGCTTTTCAGGATTTCGACAAGGATCCCGAGGCGCATGTCGCGGTGTTCTATGGCGACGGGGGGACGTTCTGTGCCGGGTTCGATCTCAAGGCTCTGACCGCTGGGGCGGTGCCGGCCGGGATGCTCGCTTATGGTGACGGGCCGATGGGGCCCTCGCGGCTGCGGTTGTCCAAGCCGGTGATCGCGGCGGTCGCCGGGCATGCGGTGGCCGGGGGGTTGGAGCTGGCGCTGTGGTGTGATCTGCGGGTTGTGGAGGAGAGTGCGGTCTTCGGGGTCTTCTGTCGGCGGTGGGGGGTGCCGCTGGTGGACGGCGGGACGGTGCGGCTGCCGCGGCTGATCGGCCACAGCCGGGCGATGGACATGATCCTCACCGGGCGTGCGGTGGCTGCCGAGGAGGCCCTGGCCTGGGGGCTGGCCAACCGGGTGGTGCCTGACGGGACGGTCCGGGACGCCGCCGAGGCGCTGGCCGCCGAGATCGCCGCGTTGCCGCAGCTGTGCCTGCGCGAGGACCGGATGTCAGTCCTGGAGCAGGAGGGGCTGGAGGAGGAGGCTGCGCTGCGCAACGAGCTGCGGCACGGGCAGGTCTCGCTGGCCGAGTCGGTTTCCGGTGCGCAGCGGTTCGCCGACGGGGCGGGGCGGCACGGACAAGCGGCGGGCTGA
- a CDS encoding N-acetyltransferase family protein, whose amino-acid sequence MRIRVGGRDDVPALLAFGDEAVEWMNARGNTQQWGTEPWTGKDKRREAFLQRADTGGMRVLEDEDGTPLGIMVITEQCQPYVPEAEERELYVNFLISSRKHAGHGVGRALIERAKQEAAERGIDLLRVDCWAGEDGNLVRVYEGYGFKRVLEFRAGETGEWPGMLLAMRLSEVEP is encoded by the coding sequence ATGCGGATTCGAGTAGGCGGCCGGGACGACGTCCCGGCCCTCCTGGCCTTCGGCGACGAGGCCGTGGAGTGGATGAACGCCCGGGGCAACACCCAGCAGTGGGGCACCGAGCCCTGGACCGGCAAGGACAAGCGGCGGGAGGCCTTCCTGCAACGAGCCGACACCGGCGGGATGCGCGTCCTGGAGGACGAGGACGGCACACCGCTGGGCATCATGGTGATCACCGAACAGTGCCAGCCCTACGTGCCGGAGGCCGAGGAACGCGAGCTCTACGTCAACTTCCTGATCTCCTCGCGCAAGCACGCCGGCCACGGCGTCGGCCGAGCCCTGATCGAGCGCGCCAAGCAGGAGGCGGCCGAGCGCGGCATCGACCTGCTGCGCGTGGACTGCTGGGCCGGCGAGGACGGGAACCTGGTGCGGGTGTACGAGGGGTACGGGTTCAAGCGGGTGCTGGAGTTCCGGGCCGGGGAGACGGGGGAGTGGCCGGGGATGCTGCTGGCTATGCGGTTGTCGGAGGTGGAGCCGTAA